A window of Echeneis naucrates chromosome 13, fEcheNa1.1, whole genome shotgun sequence contains these coding sequences:
- the LOC115052987 gene encoding diablo homolog, mitochondrial: MAALRRGAVYLTLFRSSARVLFSCKRPTVHKVGKWMYTSIATLTVGSGLCAVPFKQVESLSHDTLIRRAASLVTDSSSTFLSQTTLALIDAITEYSKAVHTLIALQRQYVASLGKLSPAEEDSIWQVIIGQRAEVKNRHDECMRYESSWVSAVRMCETAAEAAYTSGAEHASITSRTNVQVAQVQVEEARKLSVDADKKLAETKVMEIEKMAQYAASIQNNDEEEIPDAYLRED, encoded by the exons ATGGCTGCGCTCAGGAGGGGGGCGGTTTACCTCACTCTATTCAG GAGTTCTGCTCGTGTCCTGTTCAGTTGCAAAAGACCTACCGTGCACAAAGTGGGGAAATGGATGTATACAAGTATAGCTACTCTCACTGTTGGCAGTGGGCTTTGTGCCGTGCCTTTCAAGCAG GTTGAAAGCCTCTCTCATGACACTCTGATTAGACGAGCAGCCTCCCTGGTAACAGACAGCTCCAGCACTTTTCTCTCACAGACCACCTTAGCTCTCATAGATGCCATCACAGAATACTCAAAA GCTGTTCACACACTCATTGCCCTCCAAAGACAATATGTGGCATCACTGGGAAAACTGAGTCCAGCTGAAGAGGATTCCATCTGGCAGGTGATCATTGGCCAGCGTGCGGAG GTTAAAAATAGACATGATGAATGCATGCGCTACGAGTCATCCTGGGTCAGTGCAGTTAGGATGTGTGAGACTGCAGCTGAGGCAGCGTACACGTCAG GAGCTGAACACGCATCCATCACATCGAGGACAAATGTTCAGGTGGCCCAGGTACAGGTGGAGGAGGCACGGAAGCTGTCAGTCGATGCAGATAAGAAGTTGGCTGAGACTAAAGTAATGGAGATTGAGAAGATGGCGCAGTATGCTGCATCCATACAGAATAATGATGAGGAAGAGATACCTGACGCTTATCTGAGAGAGGACTGA